The Halanaerobium praevalens DSM 2228 genome contains a region encoding:
- a CDS encoding ABC transporter substrate-binding protein, whose product MQKKLIILLSLVLVFSVISVVGAQEVKNPDTFVEVNMGTIDSLDPHFQYDSASAEIVNNVYENLIKFDKGDTTKFLPQLATEVPTVENGLIRENGTVYEFPIREDVVFHNGNKLTPEDVKYSFLRSLIQDRDGGPATMIYSPLVQKSSLAAVIEEVLGEEKAAKDLTAAESAEVYAYLEKSIEIDGNSVVFHLPKAFPPFLSIIVQNNGVASILDKEWTIEQGGWDGKAETIAQYTNPSKQDDPLFNKMNGTGPYEFVKWVNGEEIILNRHNDYWREPASIKKVIIKMIDEWSTRKLMLERGDADLVYVDKQYMNQVENMDGVEVITGLPNIYMGAGLMNYSIATEGNPDVHSGKLDGKGVPSDFFNDINVRKGFLYSMNYDAFLNEVLDGDGQQGHGPIPKPLLGYSDDSPTYDFDLDKAEEHFKKAFDGELWEKGFEITILYNTGNNVRKSATDMIKYYVESINPKFKVNVRGVQWASYLDKIIAHKFTLGFIAWGADYADPHNFVIPFVSSTGTYGGFKGESYKEFAEENIDPLIAEAISLTDPEARAEIYKEIQKIAHENATDFYLYQPTAQVVMRDWIKGWYYDPIRDPGQYFYSLDK is encoded by the coding sequence ATGCAAAAAAAATTAATAATTTTATTAAGTTTAGTTTTAGTTTTCTCAGTGATTTCAGTGGTAGGTGCTCAGGAAGTTAAGAATCCTGATACATTTGTAGAAGTTAATATGGGAACTATTGATAGTCTTGATCCTCATTTCCAATATGATTCCGCAAGTGCAGAGATTGTAAATAATGTTTATGAAAATTTAATTAAGTTTGATAAAGGTGATACAACTAAATTTTTACCTCAATTAGCAACAGAAGTTCCAACTGTAGAAAATGGTTTAATTAGAGAAAATGGTACAGTTTATGAATTTCCAATCAGAGAAGATGTAGTATTTCATAATGGAAATAAATTAACTCCAGAAGATGTTAAATATAGTTTTTTAAGATCTCTAATTCAAGATCGTGATGGTGGACCAGCTACAATGATTTATTCACCTTTAGTACAAAAAAGTTCTTTGGCAGCTGTGATTGAAGAAGTTTTAGGAGAAGAAAAAGCAGCTAAAGATTTAACTGCTGCAGAATCTGCTGAAGTTTATGCATATTTAGAAAAATCAATCGAAATAGATGGTAATAGTGTTGTTTTTCATTTACCAAAGGCATTTCCTCCATTTTTAAGTATTATTGTGCAAAATAATGGGGTTGCTTCTATTTTAGATAAAGAATGGACAATTGAGCAAGGAGGATGGGATGGTAAAGCAGAAACTATTGCTCAATATACTAATCCTTCTAAACAAGACGATCCACTATTTAACAAAATGAATGGTACAGGACCTTATGAATTTGTTAAATGGGTTAATGGAGAAGAAATAATATTAAATAGACATAATGATTACTGGAGAGAACCAGCTTCAATCAAAAAAGTAATTATTAAAATGATTGATGAATGGTCAACTCGCAAACTAATGTTAGAGCGTGGAGATGCTGATTTAGTTTATGTAGATAAGCAGTATATGAACCAGGTTGAAAATATGGATGGGGTAGAAGTAATTACTGGTTTACCAAATATCTATATGGGTGCTGGTTTAATGAATTATAGTATAGCTACTGAAGGTAATCCTGATGTTCATAGTGGTAAATTAGATGGAAAAGGAGTTCCTTCTGATTTCTTTAATGATATTAATGTTAGAAAAGGATTTTTATATTCTATGAATTATGATGCTTTTCTTAATGAAGTTTTAGATGGTGATGGTCAGCAGGGACATGGGCCAATTCCTAAGCCATTATTAGGTTATAGTGATGATTCTCCAACTTATGACTTTGATTTAGATAAAGCTGAAGAACATTTCAAAAAGGCTTTTGATGGAGAATTATGGGAAAAAGGATTTGAAATAACAATTCTTTATAATACAGGAAATAATGTTCGTAAAAGTGCTACTGATATGATTAAATATTATGTTGAGAGTATTAATCCTAAATTTAAAGTTAATGTACGTGGTGTACAGTGGGCATCTTACCTTGATAAAATAATTGCTCATAAGTTTACTTTAGGGTTTATAGCTTGGGGAGCAGATTATGCTGATCCTCATAACTTTGTCATACCTTTTGTGAGCAGCACAGGAACTTATGGTGGATTTAAAGGTGAATCTTATAAAGAATTTGCTGAAGAAAATATTGATCCTTTAATTGCTGAAGCAATTTCCTTAACTGATCCAGAAGCAAGAGCTGAGATTTATAAAGAAATTCAGAAAATAGCTCATGAAAATGCAACTGATTTTTATCTCTATCAACCAACAGCTCAGGTTGTTATGAGAGATTGGATAAAAGGTTGGTATTATGATCCAATTAGAGATCCAGGACAGTATTTTTATTCATTAGATAAATAA
- a CDS encoding lytic transglycosylase domain-containing protein has translation MRKNLNKLIIVFLLTVFLGFLFFNNLDLWTVRRNFSTIRYQKEIDKYAEQFSLDKELLTALIYVESRFNKNIKSHKGAIGLMQLMPTTAFWIAEELNYEDFKLEDLTNPETNIKFGSWYFAYLYQKFDKNLIKAIAAYNAGEDNVRQWTNQGWQADLELKLPFSETDNFVRRVISTRNYYQRN, from the coding sequence TTGAGAAAGAATTTAAATAAACTAATTATAGTATTTCTTCTAACTGTTTTTTTAGGATTTTTATTTTTTAACAATCTTGATTTATGGACAGTTAGGAGAAATTTTTCTACAATAAGATATCAAAAAGAAATTGACAAATATGCTGAGCAATTTTCTTTAGATAAAGAATTATTAACAGCTTTAATTTATGTAGAAAGTAGATTTAATAAAAATATTAAGTCACATAAAGGAGCTATAGGTTTAATGCAATTGATGCCAACTACTGCCTTTTGGATAGCAGAAGAACTTAATTATGAAGATTTCAAATTAGAAGATTTAACAAATCCAGAAACAAATATTAAATTTGGAAGTTGGTATTTTGCTTATCTATATCAAAAATTTGACAAAAACTTAATAAAAGCTATTGCAGCTTATAATGCTGGTGAAGATAATGTTAGACAATGGACTAATCAAGGCTGGCAGGCTGATTTAGAGTTAAAATTACCATTTTCTGAAACAGATAATTTTGTCAGAAGAGTTATTTCAACTAGGAATTATTACCAAAGAAATTAA
- the coaE gene encoding dephospho-CoA kinase (Dephospho-CoA kinase (CoaE) performs the final step in coenzyme A biosynthesis.), with amino-acid sequence MIIGLTGGIATGKSTAALYLEKKGAKIIDADQISHQLSQRGKKGWQLIVDEFGEKVLTEKKELDREKLGQIIFSDSAKRKKLESLLHPLIIYKMKEKAHQYLANDELVIFMAPLLFETGLDYFCDQVWLISSSQKEQIKRLKKRNGLNQKEALKRIKSQMSLEEKKPKADIIIENNSSIKSLKSKLDSNWNKILKGVDSKLIRIALVAHDEKKEDMIKFAQKHKEVLKKMRLIATGTTGQRLIEETGLEIERMASGPIGGDQMIGAEIAKGRLDGVIFLRDPLTAQPHEPDVSALLRLCDVHQIPLATNLATAEMIIHSLAEKNKT; translated from the coding sequence ATGATTATAGGTTTAACTGGTGGAATTGCGACTGGTAAATCAACTGCTGCTTTATATTTAGAAAAAAAGGGAGCTAAAATTATTGATGCAGATCAAATTTCACATCAACTTAGTCAAAGAGGTAAAAAAGGTTGGCAGTTGATTGTAGATGAATTTGGTGAAAAAGTATTAACAGAAAAAAAAGAGCTTGATAGAGAAAAGTTAGGTCAAATAATATTTTCTGATTCAGCTAAAAGAAAAAAATTGGAATCATTATTACATCCTTTAATTATTTATAAAATGAAGGAAAAAGCTCATCAATATTTAGCTAATGATGAACTAGTTATTTTTATGGCTCCACTTTTATTTGAAACTGGTTTAGATTATTTTTGTGATCAAGTTTGGCTAATTTCTAGTTCCCAAAAAGAGCAAATTAAAAGATTGAAAAAGAGAAATGGACTTAATCAAAAAGAGGCATTAAAAAGAATAAAATCTCAAATGAGTTTAGAAGAAAAAAAGCCAAAAGCCGATATAATAATTGAAAATAATTCGAGTATTAAGTCTTTAAAATCTAAATTAGACTCTAATTGGAATAAAATTTTAAAAGGAGTGGATTCTAAATTGATTAGAATAGCTTTAGTTGCTCATGATGAAAAAAAGGAAGATATGATAAAATTTGCCCAAAAGCATAAAGAAGTCTTAAAAAAAATGAGGTTGATAGCGACTGGGACAACAGGTCAACGCTTAATTGAAGAAACTGGCTTAGAAATTGAAAGGATGGCTTCTGGTCCAATTGGTGGAGATCAGATGATTGGTGCTGAAATAGCAAAGGGACGTTTAGATGGAGTGATATTTTTAAGAGATCCTTTAACTGCTCAACCACATGAGCCTGATGTTAGTGCATTACTGAGATTATGTGATGTTCATCAAATCCCTCTTGCCACAAATCTAGCAACTGCAGAAATGATTATCCATTCTTTAGCCGAAAAAAATAAGACTTAA
- the mutM gene encoding DNA-formamidopyrimidine glycosylase has protein sequence MPELPEVETVVKGLGPLIRNKKVTEVEIREKNMIAYPKNNIKAFKKDLLGAKIEKVKRRGKYIIIELNNYKNLVIHLRMTGKLLVKEVKDFRDKHTHVIFSLDDGQEIRFNNIRKFGRVYLIDRDQPEQAGGLATLGPEPLSDNLSLEDFKELFKNRRALMKSLLLNQKFIAGIGNIYADEILFRAAILPDRTADQLSESEKEAIYYNMREILQKGIIYGGTSFSDYVNAFGEKGSFQEELRVHQREEKKCYQCGTKIKKIKISGRSTYFCPQCQK, from the coding sequence ATGCCTGAATTACCAGAAGTAGAAACTGTAGTTAAGGGTTTAGGCCCTTTAATTCGCAATAAAAAAGTGACAGAAGTAGAAATTAGAGAAAAAAATATGATTGCTTACCCTAAAAATAATATTAAAGCCTTTAAAAAAGATTTACTTGGAGCAAAGATTGAAAAAGTTAAAAGAAGAGGTAAGTATATAATTATTGAGCTCAATAATTATAAAAATTTGGTGATTCACTTAAGAATGACAGGAAAGCTTTTAGTCAAAGAAGTTAAAGATTTTAGAGATAAACACACTCATGTTATTTTTAGTCTTGATGATGGCCAAGAAATTCGCTTTAATAATATTAGAAAGTTTGGGAGAGTTTACTTAATTGATAGAGATCAGCCAGAACAGGCTGGAGGTTTGGCAACTTTAGGGCCAGAACCTTTAAGCGATAATTTATCTTTAGAAGATTTTAAGGAATTATTTAAAAATAGAAGAGCTTTGATGAAATCTTTACTTTTAAATCAAAAATTTATTGCAGGAATTGGAAATATTTATGCAGATGAAATTCTTTTTCGGGCTGCAATTCTTCCAGATAGAACTGCAGATCAATTGAGTGAATCTGAGAAAGAGGCTATTTATTATAATATGCGCGAAATTTTACAAAAAGGTATAATTTATGGAGGTACAAGTTTTAGTGATTATGTTAATGCCTTTGGTGAAAAAGGTTCTTTTCAAGAAGAATTAAGAGTACATCAAAGAGAAGAAAAAAAATGTTATCAATGTGGAACTAAAATTAAAAAAATTAAAATTAGTGGTCGTTCAACATATTTTTGTCCTCAGTGTCAAAAATAA
- the polA gene encoding DNA polymerase I, giving the protein MSNSENKEQKTLFLLDGHSLTHRAFYALPLLTNDQGEYTNAVFGFVRMLFSLTDEWQPDRMIITFDKKEPTFRHQEYPEYKGNRKKMPEELVPQINLLQETIKKLEIPMVSKVGYEADDLLGTLSKQAEKKGYKVYIVTGDRDALQLVSENVNILYTKKGISNLIKFDEEKVMEKYELTPEKLIDRKGLMGDSSDNIPGVPGIGKKTALKLLKEFGTMEEILANIDQVSGKKRKENLYKYTEQARLSYRLGKIKRDVPIEIDFEKCRLDLYDDQKVAEQFKNLGFTSLLDRFDFKEELSLENLEFELLNQDNLSDFKEKALTKTELAVALKLETGSKAISGKIDKILFYFKNETKMYIYHPEAKIAAEIKFILESKKVKKLMPDAKLAFLSLLKNEVKVAGISFEPLLAFYLLQPSSSLPELEEVLSHELSLSFTELETEQKLAVKTSKLFELETKLITKLKENNLLNLYQEIELPLIKVLAQMELNGVKVDKDWLANLSEKLGKRLAIITDKAHKLAGEEFNLNSPKQLGEILFEKLGLPVIKRTKTGYSTNASVLEKLEGKHEIIPLISEYRELAKLKSTYIDSLPPLINDETAKIHTSFNQMVTATGRLSSTEPNLQNIPIRTEEGREIRKAFIPSRSDMILLAVDYSQIELRVFAHLSGDQKLKEAFNNEADIHTETAAEVFEVKAEAVTPDLRRHAKVINFGIAYGMSAYGLSQDLDIPVEEAQTYIDKYFERFSGVKKYMEQTIEKVKKLGYAETMFGRRRYIPEINSSNYHRRSFAERTAINTPVQGTAADIMKKSMLDVYSCLKKSELDLNILLQVHDELVFEVNRNDLDEAAELIKEKMENTTKLDVPLIVDLQIGENWRDKEDYEVHKNA; this is encoded by the coding sequence TTGTCAAATAGCGAAAACAAGGAGCAAAAAACACTTTTTTTATTAGATGGACATAGTTTAACTCATCGGGCATTTTATGCTTTACCTTTATTAACAAATGATCAAGGAGAGTATACAAATGCTGTTTTTGGTTTTGTAAGAATGCTTTTTTCACTTACAGATGAGTGGCAACCAGATCGAATGATTATTACTTTTGATAAAAAAGAGCCCACTTTTAGACATCAAGAATATCCCGAATATAAGGGTAATCGGAAAAAGATGCCAGAAGAACTAGTACCTCAAATTAATTTATTGCAAGAAACTATTAAAAAACTTGAAATTCCAATGGTTTCTAAAGTAGGATATGAGGCTGATGATCTTTTGGGTACTCTTTCTAAACAAGCAGAGAAAAAAGGATATAAAGTTTATATTGTTACTGGAGATAGAGATGCTTTACAGTTAGTTTCAGAAAATGTAAATATCTTATATACTAAAAAGGGCATTTCCAATTTAATCAAGTTTGATGAAGAAAAGGTAATGGAAAAATATGAGTTAACTCCAGAAAAATTAATTGATCGTAAAGGCTTAATGGGAGATAGCTCTGATAATATACCAGGAGTACCTGGGATTGGGAAAAAAACTGCTTTAAAATTATTAAAAGAATTTGGAACAATGGAAGAAATTCTAGCTAATATTGATCAAGTTTCAGGTAAAAAACGGAAAGAAAATTTATATAAATACACTGAACAGGCAAGATTAAGTTATAGACTAGGAAAAATAAAAAGAGATGTGCCGATAGAAATTGATTTTGAAAAATGTCGTTTAGATCTTTATGATGACCAGAAAGTAGCTGAACAATTTAAAAATTTAGGCTTTACTTCTTTACTAGATCGTTTTGATTTCAAAGAAGAATTAAGTTTAGAAAATTTAGAATTTGAACTTTTAAATCAGGATAATTTAAGTGATTTTAAAGAAAAAGCTCTGACAAAAACTGAATTAGCAGTAGCTTTAAAATTAGAAACAGGTAGTAAAGCTATTTCTGGTAAAATAGATAAAATATTATTTTATTTTAAAAATGAAACTAAAATGTATATCTATCATCCAGAAGCCAAAATAGCTGCAGAAATTAAATTTATTCTTGAATCTAAAAAAGTGAAAAAATTAATGCCAGATGCTAAACTGGCTTTTTTATCTTTATTAAAAAATGAAGTTAAAGTTGCTGGAATTAGTTTTGAGCCTTTACTTGCTTTTTATTTATTACAGCCATCTTCTTCTTTACCAGAATTAGAAGAAGTTTTAAGTCACGAATTAAGTTTATCTTTTACAGAACTAGAAACAGAACAGAAATTAGCTGTTAAAACTTCTAAACTATTTGAATTAGAAACAAAATTAATTACTAAGCTAAAAGAGAATAATTTGCTTAATTTGTATCAAGAGATTGAACTTCCTTTAATTAAAGTTTTAGCTCAAATGGAGTTAAATGGTGTTAAAGTTGATAAAGACTGGCTTGCTAATTTATCAGAAAAATTAGGTAAAAGATTAGCTATAATTACAGACAAAGCACACAAATTAGCAGGAGAAGAGTTTAACCTTAACTCTCCTAAACAGTTAGGAGAAATTTTATTTGAAAAACTGGGATTACCAGTTATTAAGAGAACCAAAACTGGTTATTCAACTAATGCTAGTGTTTTAGAAAAATTAGAAGGAAAACATGAAATTATTCCTTTGATTTCAGAATACAGAGAACTAGCTAAGTTAAAATCAACTTATATTGACTCATTACCACCATTGATTAATGATGAAACTGCTAAAATTCATACTTCTTTTAATCAAATGGTAACAGCAACTGGTCGCTTAAGTAGTACTGAACCTAATTTGCAAAATATACCGATTAGAACTGAAGAGGGACGTGAAATTCGAAAAGCCTTTATCCCTTCTCGTTCAGATATGATTTTATTAGCTGTAGATTATTCTCAAATAGAACTACGAGTTTTTGCTCACTTAAGTGGAGATCAAAAATTAAAAGAAGCCTTTAATAATGAAGCTGATATTCATACTGAAACAGCAGCTGAAGTTTTTGAAGTTAAAGCAGAAGCAGTTACACCTGATTTGCGTCGTCATGCTAAAGTTATTAACTTTGGTATAGCTTATGGGATGAGTGCCTATGGTTTAAGTCAAGACTTAGATATTCCAGTTGAAGAGGCTCAAACTTATATTGATAAATATTTTGAGCGTTTTTCTGGAGTGAAAAAATATATGGAACAAACAATAGAAAAAGTTAAAAAATTAGGTTATGCAGAGACAATGTTTGGTAGAAGACGTTATATTCCTGAAATAAATAGTAGTAATTATCATCGCCGTTCTTTTGCTGAAAGAACAGCAATTAATACTCCAGTTCAAGGAACTGCTGCTGATATTATGAAAAAATCTATGTTAGATGTTTATAGCTGTTTAAAGAAATCTGAACTAGATTTGAATATTTTATTACAAGTTCATGATGAATTAGTATTTGAAGTTAATAGAAATGATTTAGATGAAGCCGCAGAATTAATTAAAGAAAAAATGGAAAATACAACTAAATTAGATGTACCATTAATAGTTGATTTACAAATTGGAGAAAATTGGCGAGATAAAGAAGATTATGAGGTGCATAAAAATGCCTGA
- a CDS encoding sensor histidine kinase, whose product MFDFVHKKSKISWKITILYAFMFMMLIFLVNLSIYFFLSNFIDDNIKRSINNTTELVLSQFSGVGDPANFFNKDILQQISRSEENIFFRVLNKDGQLNAQSKYLENMDIPISAKIEEFRSDNKILAVKTIPMNNFVFSRGYLQVVRDITFEKNFLDFLIIVLTIAAGIGALTSVFLGYFTTKKMLSPINKVTETAQEISSSDLGRRLEVRGTDDELKKLALTFNSMLNRLEKSFKRQKQFVSDASHELRTPISVIKGYVDLLDRWGKEKEDVRDEAIEAIKKETANMKHLMENLLLLARGDDSELKKDEELFKINDFVLEIVKEFELMKKNTNIEVKAQADIYFYGDQSLFKQLLRIFLDNAVKFSSQQGKIAIEIDKIDAHNFYFSVEDDGPGIAQTDLPNVFDRFYQADKSRTRKENKGSGLGLAIAKQIIDSYNGNIDVESIEGKGTKFIVVLPLAEKKDYN is encoded by the coding sequence ATGTTTGATTTTGTGCATAAAAAAAGTAAAATTTCTTGGAAAATAACAATTCTTTATGCTTTTATGTTTATGATGTTAATTTTTTTAGTTAATTTATCTATTTATTTTTTCTTATCTAATTTTATTGATGATAATATTAAAAGAAGTATTAATAATACTACCGAATTAGTACTTTCTCAATTTTCAGGTGTAGGAGATCCAGCTAATTTTTTTAATAAAGATATTTTGCAACAGATTAGTCGTAGTGAAGAAAATATATTTTTTAGAGTTTTAAATAAAGATGGGCAATTAAATGCTCAATCTAAGTATTTAGAAAACATGGATATTCCAATTAGTGCTAAAATTGAAGAGTTTCGTTCAGATAATAAAATTTTAGCAGTTAAAACAATTCCAATGAATAACTTTGTCTTTTCAAGAGGTTATCTGCAAGTTGTTAGAGATATAACTTTTGAAAAAAACTTTCTTGATTTTTTAATAATAGTTTTAACTATTGCTGCTGGGATTGGAGCTTTAACTTCTGTCTTTTTGGGATATTTTACAACTAAAAAAATGTTATCTCCCATTAATAAAGTAACTGAAACAGCACAAGAAATAAGTTCTAGTGATTTAGGTCGAAGATTAGAAGTTCGGGGGACAGATGATGAATTGAAAAAATTAGCTTTGACTTTTAATTCTATGTTAAATCGACTAGAAAAATCTTTTAAAAGACAAAAACAGTTTGTTTCAGATGCTTCACATGAATTAAGAACACCTATTTCTGTTATTAAAGGTTATGTTGATTTACTTGATCGTTGGGGTAAAGAAAAAGAAGATGTTCGAGATGAAGCTATTGAGGCTATAAAAAAAGAAACTGCTAATATGAAACATTTAATGGAAAATCTATTACTCTTGGCTCGTGGTGATGATAGTGAATTAAAAAAAGATGAAGAATTGTTTAAGATCAATGATTTTGTGCTTGAAATAGTTAAAGAGTTTGAATTAATGAAAAAAAATACGAATATCGAAGTTAAAGCACAAGCTGATATTTATTTTTATGGAGATCAAAGTTTATTTAAACAATTATTAAGAATTTTTTTAGACAATGCAGTAAAATTTAGTTCTCAACAGGGTAAAATTGCAATAGAGATAGATAAAATAGATGCTCACAACTTTTATTTTTCAGTTGAAGATGATGGCCCAGGTATTGCGCAAACAGATTTGCCAAATGTCTTTGATCGCTTTTATCAGGCTGATAAATCTCGGACGAGAAAAGAAAATAAAGGTTCTGGTTTAGGTTTAGCGATTGCTAAACAGATTATTGATAGTTATAATGGTAATATTGATGTAGAAAGTATAGAAGGTAAAGGAACAAAGTTTATTGTTGTTCTTCCCTTAGCAGAAAAGAAAGATTACAATTAA
- a CDS encoding response regulator transcription factor encodes MDKKILLIEDDSQIARFIELELEHEGYQVTKFDNGYDGINILKEKSFDLLLLDIMLPGLNGMEVCSQIREFSDIPIIMLTAKSELEDKVKGLDIGADDYLTKPFEIEELLARIRAHLRRDEGNLENENILKTADVEVKLDAHIVKRAGEEIELTKKEYDLLVYLIRNEGIVVSRDKLLNNVWGYDYTGETNIVDVYIRYLRSKIDDPFSQKIIHTVRGVGYVLRSDKNV; translated from the coding sequence GTGGATAAAAAAATATTACTGATAGAAGATGATTCTCAAATAGCAAGATTTATAGAATTAGAGCTTGAACATGAAGGTTATCAAGTAACAAAATTTGATAATGGTTATGATGGAATAAATATTTTGAAAGAAAAAAGTTTTGATTTATTATTATTAGATATTATGTTACCTGGATTAAATGGGATGGAAGTTTGTAGTCAAATAAGAGAGTTTTCTGATATTCCTATAATTATGTTAACTGCTAAATCTGAATTAGAAGATAAAGTAAAAGGTTTAGATATTGGAGCTGATGATTATTTAACTAAGCCTTTTGAAATTGAAGAATTATTAGCGAGAATTCGAGCTCATTTAAGAAGAGATGAAGGTAATTTGGAAAATGAAAATATATTAAAAACGGCTGATGTTGAAGTTAAATTAGATGCCCATATAGTAAAAAGAGCTGGTGAAGAAATAGAATTAACTAAAAAAGAATATGATCTTTTGGTTTATTTAATTAGGAATGAAGGAATAGTAGTTAGTCGCGATAAACTATTAAATAATGTTTGGGGCTATGATTATACAGGTGAGACAAATATTGTTGATGTTTATATTCGTTATTTGCGTAGTAAAATTGATGATCCTTTTTCTCAAAAAATAATACATACTGTTAGAGGAGTTGGCTATGTATTGAGGTCAGATAAGAATGTTTGA
- a CDS encoding S1C family serine protease: MKRNKNLFKKVLLSLIIISTIISLSPAVFAQAEKTQSNIYQDNHFADIAEKVDNGVVKVTTTVKTSGRQQLPEMFNDPYFRFFFGDRFQAPEQKPREQQGFGSGFIVSKEGYIVTNQHVIDGAEEIKVAINGIEDSLKAEVAWSDFSLDLAILKIDSSQLEEKLTPLKMGDSEKIRPGDWAIAIGNPLGFEHTVTVGVISALGRPIQIPTSDRQLRTYQNLIQLDAAINPGNSGGPLLNNQGKVIGINTAVSRAGQGIGFAIPVNEIKDIVTELQNTGEVTRPWLGIAFSEISKDVQDYFGLDNRNGVVVMDVYQDSPAEKAGLKSYDIIKEIDQQDIEKTSELSQMIAEKEVGDKIMFKILRNGNTKILVGRIGEKPNDL; the protein is encoded by the coding sequence ATGAAAAGAAACAAAAATTTATTCAAAAAGGTATTATTATCTCTTATTATAATTTCTACAATTATTTCTTTAAGTCCAGCTGTTTTTGCTCAAGCAGAAAAAACTCAGTCAAATATTTATCAAGATAATCATTTTGCTGATATTGCTGAAAAAGTTGATAATGGAGTTGTTAAAGTTACTACAACTGTTAAAACATCAGGTAGACAGCAATTACCTGAAATGTTTAACGATCCTTATTTTAGGTTCTTTTTTGGTGATCGCTTTCAAGCCCCAGAACAAAAACCAAGAGAACAGCAGGGTTTTGGTTCAGGCTTTATAGTTTCTAAAGAGGGTTATATAGTTACAAATCAGCATGTAATTGATGGAGCTGAAGAAATTAAAGTAGCAATTAATGGAATCGAAGATTCTTTAAAAGCAGAGGTAGCTTGGTCTGATTTTAGTTTAGATTTAGCGATTTTAAAAATAGATAGTTCTCAGCTAGAGGAAAAATTAACTCCATTAAAAATGGGGGATTCTGAAAAAATAAGACCAGGAGACTGGGCAATAGCTATTGGAAACCCTTTAGGGTTCGAACACACAGTTACAGTTGGTGTAATTAGTGCTTTAGGAAGACCAATTCAGATTCCAACAAGTGATCGTCAGCTTAGAACTTATCAAAATCTAATTCAACTTGATGCAGCAATTAATCCTGGTAATAGTGGTGGCCCTTTATTAAATAATCAAGGAAAAGTTATTGGAATTAATACAGCTGTTTCCAGAGCTGGACAGGGAATTGGTTTTGCTATTCCGGTTAATGAAATTAAAGATATAGTTACTGAATTGCAAAATACTGGTGAAGTGACAAGACCCTGGCTTGGAATTGCTTTTAGTGAGATTAGCAAAGATGTACAAGATTATTTTGGTTTAGATAATCGAAATGGTGTAGTAGTTATGGATGTTTATCAAGATAGTCCAGCTGAAAAGGCAGGACTTAAAAGCTATGATATAATTAAAGAAATTGACCAACAAGATATTGAAAAAACTTCTGAATTGAGTCAAATGATAGCAGAAAAAGAAGTTGGAGATAAAATTATGTTTAAAATATTGAGAAATGGAAACACTAAAATTTTAGTTGGTCGAATAGGTGAAAAACCCAATGATCTTTAA